The Apus apus isolate bApuApu2 chromosome 20, bApuApu2.pri.cur, whole genome shotgun sequence genome includes a region encoding these proteins:
- the TNFRSF4 gene encoding tumor necrosis factor receptor superfamily member 4, with the protein MVAVGFHPHFSAVVVLLLAVSTTHCLGLKCKEHEHPFNGKCCKDCPPGERMKERCSATKDTECVPCQDEYFSSEHHHTFCNSCTICNTRKGSVEVKKCEKTSDRICMCRAGYMPDVGHKLGSVCTPCPEGSYSIGRNENCQPWTNCSLLGKDTLRPGTKTSDAVCSDHTTQRAVSQTPAPALNLPTTEHKKNVSTAEFPPFRPSVIPFPCLDRNSPTETNWGSLSLILVCLILLLVSGMSILLLIIQAAKKKTKRGPCRNNHPAGSVGLPIQEEQIDSNSSLIKN; encoded by the exons ATGGTAGCTGTAGGTTTTCACcctcatttttctgctgtggtggTGTTGCTGCTGGCAGTCAGCACTACCCATTGCTTGGGGTTGAAATGCAAAGAACATGAGCATCCTTTCAATGGAAAATGCTGCAAGGACTGTCCCCCTG gggaaagaatgaaagaacGCTGCTCTGCAACAAAAGACACGGAGTGTGTCCCCTGTCAAGATGAATACTTCAGCAGTGAGCACCACCACACCTTCTGCAACAGTTGTACCATCTGCAACACTA GGAAGGGGAGTGTGGAAGTGAAGAAGTGTGAGAAGACCTCTGACAGAATCTGCATGTGTCGTGCAGGGTACATGCCAGATGTTGGACATAAGCTGGGAAGTG tatgtACACCATGTCCTGAAGGATCTTATTCCATAGGGAGAAATGAGAACTGTCAGCCTTGGACCAA ctgcagccttctTGGGAAGGATACTCTTCGACCAGGGACAAAAACCAGCGACGCTGTGTGCAGCGACCACACCACGCAGCGAGCTGTGTCACAGactccagctcctgctttgaACCTGCCCACCACGGAGCACAAGAAGAATGTGTCAACTGCAGAATTCCCACCATTCAGGCCCAGTGTCATTCCTTTCCCTTGCCTGGATAGGAACAGCCCCACCGAGACTAACTGGG gGTCTTTATCACTTATCCTTGTTTGTCTGATACTGCTCCTGGTGAGTGGAATGTCCATCCTCCTGCTGATTATCCAAGCAGCCAAAAAAAAGACCAAGAGGGGGCCTTGTAGAAACAACCATCCAG CAGGAAGTGTTGGACTTCCTATCCAGGAAGAACAAATTGACTCCAATTCTAGTCTCATCAAAAACTGA